From a single Natronorubrum tibetense GA33 genomic region:
- a CDS encoding DUF7344 domain-containing protein has translation MTLSNLSLDTIYGMLSEPRRRYVLYYFLDNDHANIESLSLQIAAWAQDDTVDAITEEQKQSVTTSLIHSHLPKLEDHGLVEYDGRTGDVIVDDGFDEIRMTIGRARAAEEEVEVTGTSMESFLYSEPLTQPSNADH, from the coding sequence ATGACGCTGTCAAATCTTTCCCTGGATACGATCTATGGGATGCTATCCGAACCCCGCCGTCGATATGTTCTGTACTACTTTCTGGACAACGATCACGCGAATATCGAATCTCTTTCCTTGCAAATCGCCGCTTGGGCGCAGGATGATACTGTCGATGCGATCACGGAAGAGCAAAAACAATCAGTGACGACATCGCTGATCCACAGTCATCTTCCGAAACTCGAGGATCACGGACTCGTCGAGTACGACGGCCGAACCGGCGACGTGATCGTCGACGACGGGTTCGACGAGATCCGGATGACGATCGGCCGCGCGAGAGCGGCGGAAGAAGAGGTCGAAGTGACCGGCACTTCCATGGAATCGTTCCTGTACAGCGAGCCGCTCACGCAGCCCTCGAACGCGGATCATTGA